From Daucus carota subsp. sativus chromosome 6, DH1 v3.0, whole genome shotgun sequence:
TTGGAAAAGTAGATTTCAAGTTAAAAAACCGGAGAAATTAAGTAAGAATGAAAATGTAAGAGTTGACAGAGTATATTTTTTGGGAGTAAAAATAAACTAGTAATAATTGTGTAATGACGTGTCACTACTGAACCGGAGTATGTGTTGTGTTCTGGCAAGTTATGTGGATTTGAAACAACTTAAaagaaaaacacacaaaaatgACCTTCATCTTGTCAACAGATTCATGAGTGAGATTTCAAGTAGCAATGTTACAGCAGTAATTGATCGCCACATGCCATCATCATTTCTCAGAAAGGATTCAAATCGTGTAAGATATATTTTCTTCGTCTTTATTTAACAACAATCACTCTCACATTTCGTTCTTCTTTATATATGTATCTCATTTCATTGTAATTTATTTACATGATGATCATAAACATTTTAACGCCTTTTTCGAACCAACTGTCTGATCTTACGATtacattataatttttgaaGGCATTAGTGTATATATGCTGCTGCATGTTCCATTGAAATTTAGAGGATCATGATCAAGTTATGGCCAGTGTGTAGCTTTTCTTTCTCGTAGATCGTGACATTTCTTGAATTTTTCCTCACATTGATTAATTTTTCCTCACTAATGATGGATAAGTGCTTTAACATTTAATTAGCGTGTAATTTACTAATTAAGATGTTGATATTGCTTTGCACATATTGGCAGAACCTAGTAATTTGCAATAAATGGATTCAGGAAGAATTTTAGTGAGGTAGGACAAGGTTTAGGAAGGCTTGAAGAACAATGGAATATGATCTATCTTCGCAGAGAATGGGTAGATTGACAAGAGTTTGGATACAAATCACATTACTTGGTAGATGAAATCTATGTACTAAAAGgacgtggtttcgcttatttTCTTGTGTGATTTCATGCCATTCTAAAGCCTAGCATTTAAACAGAATAAATtatcacacatatacacacaactaTTATCTTCTTGATCAGTTCTAACAATGTTGCAAACTTGTCCTCCAGATTGGTTTTCAGATGCATGTGCTTTTGGAAGCTGTTGAGACTGAGGGATATATTCTCCAATAATGCAGAAAAGTAATAATCACAGTAATCCGTCTACACCTAGAGCTCGGCATCGTAGACGGTCAAGTGAGGTTGGTTGCAAATAAATGATTACTTACAGTATATTCATCCTGTttagataataatatatatggaGAAATGTAAATACTAGATGTTGCATAAAAAATGTATCTAATATATTCGCTACAATAAGGCAAAGAtattatgataaaaaattatctATGTGTTGGACCATAATTTATATGAAGCTAAAAGAGTTGTGTCATTGATTTGATATGGTGCTTAAGCACGAGAACATCGCAATTGATACACATCAAGCAAAATCTAGTCAATTATTGAACATGCATGTCTGCTATATATTCCCCAAACCATTTTTCCCCTTCATTTTTGATTTACAAAATGTTGTCAAGTAACCTTGCATCTTGTTAGATGACTTGGATTAGatagttaattaaatttttttgattaccACATAATACAAAATACTGTTATTTTTTGCTTTCAGGCCATACCTGATATTACTAATGGAACACCTTTGCTTATCAATGATACTGAGAAATATAAATCGATGCGAATCCGTGTATATTCTGCTTTGTGGATGCTCGTGGGATTCATCTTGATCGTTTACCTAGGTCATCTTTATATTTGTGCAATGGTCATTGTTATACAAATACTAATGGTGGCGGAACTGTTCAATTTACTTAGAAGAGCTCATGAAAACAGGTGTCTTCCTGGCTTTAGGCTCCTGAATTGGTGAGAACTAGCCTAGTTTTAATTTCTTATCTAATTAAAAGCTATGATAACTAGCCTAGTTTTAATTTCTTATCTAATTAAAAGCTATGATCAGGATTTCAAGATCATCAGTATTCAGATCATAATTCCAGTATCCAGATTATAAATGATacaacttttaaaaattaaaatttttataaatacataACTGATTTGTTCATGCGGTATATTATACTTGTCACAGGCATTTTTTCTTCACAGCTATGCTCTATGTTTATGGGCGCATCTTAAGTCAACAACTCGTCAATACTGTCACTTCTGATAAATTCTTATATAAGCTTGTGAGCGGTCTTATCAAGTATCAGATGGTCATctgctattttttatatatagcaGGTTTGTTAATATATCTggttatatttaattgtattttgcatataattaagttgtagacaatttattatctatcttgTGTTTCGTTCTGTTTTTAAATATGGGCAAGGGATCATCATGAAATTCTTGACTATATAGCACTTACTCGTTTTTGCTACAGGATTTGTGTGGTTCATTCTTACACTGAAAAAGAAGATGTACAAGTATCAGTTTAGTCAATATGCATGGACACACATGATTCTCATTGTCGTATTCAGTCAGTCCTCTTTAACAGTGGGCAATATTTTTGAAGGAATATTCTGGTAATACAGTCActaaatctcttatattgtGTTTACTTGATGAGAATGGATTGTAATTATGAAACATTATGCACAATGTTTAATAAGAAAACTTGGAATGAAAATAAAGAGAATGGTGAAGAACACGAGGGAGTAGAAACTTTCTATGATGAAGTTTGAAGGGCATATGAGAGAGGGAGAATTAATGTTCCTTCTGAAGTTGGTGGGTTAGAGACTTAGTTTAAATTGTTTGCAAAGATATGGGAGAAGGaacaaattgaaataaaaacagCCCAGCGTGAAAGAGTACAAATTTCATCTAATTTTCTCataatttcatttcataaaagtGAACAAAACCTTAGTCTGAGCCTATTTCACGATCAATGATGCTTCCCTTGCCTGCCCAAATGTTTTTGGTGTCTAATGTTAACTTCTTCCATATTTAATCAGTAATATTTgttgaaatatgaaaataaagagAAGCGTAGCAATCGAAGTTGTGCCTTTTCTTTCATTAAAAGGAACATGTTTGTCAATTAACCGATTTGAGGAAGAAaacaattatatgattataccAACTCCTAGTACTTTGATTTTGTAAGTGATATTAAATGACTTTCGCTTACTAATATTTGATTTCTACACAATTGACTAAGTTTCATTCACCTGCAATTCGAATTTTCATGCAGGTTTGTTTTCCCAGCACTACTTATTGCTATCAATGACATAGCTGCTTACTTCTTTGGGTTTTTCTTTGGAAAAACCCCTTTAATAAAGCTTTCACCGAAGAAGACATGGGAAGGTTTTATTGGAGCATCCGTTGCAACCATGATATCAGCTTTTGTGGTGAGAAGAATCGTCAATAGTTAAAATCATCACAAGCATCTCCAAAGTTCCTTCCCTTAGCTTTCATTTATTCAGTTAATATTATGCATTTCAATCAACTGACTCCAATGTGACCTATGCTTGGGGTCCAATGTGATGTTGTAAAAAAGAGTCTCAGTACTCTGATCTATATTAAGTAATATTGCCTTCTACCACTGTTTTAGAACTGAGGAAGTAGGTTTTTGTTATGTTAATTACCATGCCTAATAGACTTTGTTAATAAAGTTCAATCTTCCTCTCCTGACCTCTTTTAATATATGCTCATTACTCAAATAAGTCgtgatttttataattaagtgGTATGTAATGTTCTCTCCATTTagcatatttttgtttttggtgCTTCTTGATACTGTTTGATTTTGCAGTTCCTGAAATAATATGTGttaatttaacatttatattataCGCAGTTTGCAAACATCCTTGGTGGCTTCCAGTGGTTAACATGTCGGAGGAAGGTAACCTTTCAAAGGTTCCTACGCTCTGGGAAATATGCAGCTCTAAAACTGATCTAATAAGTTATCTAGTAAAATCTTTGCAGGATTTATCAACAGGATGGCTTCAATGTGATCCTGGCCCACTTTTTAAGCCAGAATATTATCCATTACCTAGATGGGTAAGTTGTAGTTAGACTGCTTTGCACGGAAggaaacaattttttataaaaatgagaGAAGGTATAATGCATTGTAGTTCAACCTGAGATTGAAGTTTTTTCTTGCTAATTACCAGTTTTATTGTCTTTTTGCAGACAATAAAATTGCATTAAAGAGGGTGACTGAAATACTAAATTTAAGTGTTCTCATGAATGTAGTTTGCATGTCATGAATAATATGAATTCCTTGTAAGAAAAGGACTTAGTTTTGGAATTCATTGAATTTCCTGTCAAGTATTCTTTGTCAATGGTGTTTATGAAGTATGATAAATTTACAGTAACAGATTATTCATGGAGTACTAGATTTGCTCTTCTGATTTGATAGATCAAGGTCTTACTTATAGAGACCTACTACTCTTCTTTCTTGATCCAATGAAATATTGGGATTCTCAATACTTCACTATGTTTAACAAGATGCATCGACTACCCTTACATGTTTGTTCTAAATTATAGATTAAAATTCTCAAAGTGTAGGTGTAAGCAAGCCGGAGTAACagtatattgttaatcaaatttaCATAATGAAAACTCTTTTTGATTTTGGTGCCAGATATTGAGTGTAACATTTAACATCTATGAACCCTATTTCATTTTAGATATTATGTTCGTTATTTATTTCAACAAAGACCAACGTCATCTACTGTGGTTTTGCAGTTTCTTTGGAAAGAGATTTCAGTGCTGCCAGTGCAATGGCATGCTTTGTGTTTTGGTTTATTTGCATCCATTATAGCCCCTTTTGGGGGCTTCTTTGCCAGCGGTTTCAAAAGAGCTTTTAACATCAAGGTAACTTATCATTTCCACTACATGGTTGTAAATTgctaaaattatgaaattactgTTGTATACATAATCATCCTATATTTCCAGGATTTTGGTTATAGTATACCTGGACATGGCGGTTTTACTGATAGAATGGACTGCCAGGTAATGTACTGCTACAGTAATGCATGAGGCCAAATTCTAGACTTTAACATATTCTTAACACATATTAATCCTACCGACTCAATTTACTTGCTATATTATTTGGTTATTCGCAAGGATGTAGACATGGACAAGAACTCAACACGCTTTTCTTTTAATGTTTTTGCAAGTATAACATGTAACTTCTTTTATCAGACATTATCAGGGTCATCGAGATCACAGACTGGAGAGTTTAATTTCAGATTCTCTTCCCTACAAATACATCTCTCAGATCCAAACGTTATagatagattttaatttttaaatttatagatGATGTTCAGCTTCTAATTGATCTACAATTTATAGTGGTAAGGTTGATATTTGCTTATATCTACAGATGGTGATGGCGGTTTTTGCATACATATATATCCAATCATTCATAATCCCTCAGACTTATCCCGTGGAGATTATTCTGGACCAGGTGAGTCTGTTAATATTCCAAACTGGGGGCAAGGACCAATACCCCTTAAAATTGTTGCATTCAGCTTCTGAATAACTCGCTAATTTCTGGTGTTACAGATTTTAAGGAGCCTTACTTTTGAGGAACAGAAAGAGTTGCTAAAGAAACTGGAGCTGGTTTTGGCGGAGAGGCAatttggaacaatttgaagcagctatatttatttttattttgttgcttTTTCCTCTAAAATCAAATTAGGAAATTACAGGAGACATACAATGAGCATAGGATATATTTTGCCTTTACAAAAGAATCCATATAGTGATGTTTAAAATCAAACAGTAGTCTGGTAGTTGAAAACCCTTCCTCCCTCTTGCCTCTTCTTTATACAATTAACTTAACCATAAGAGAGTACAATACATTTGTATTATGCCAGTACCAGTTATAACATTCGAATGATATATCTAGGAGAAGCAGAGTGGTCATAACGAGTAACAATGACATAAACAGGTTTGTTGCATCGAGCCGAGCTGTCAGTACCACCAATCTAATTAGTTCTAACCCCGGTAGGAGTTTGCACGTCTTCAGAAACAATGATATAAAAGTGCATGCACCAGTAGTTGAAGAATCTGAAGCCTGGATACTAGAGAAATATAACAAACCAGAATACTGTACTTCTCAAACCATCTTACATCCCTGGACACCTCTCAGGTAACTTGCACCTCATCTGGAACAAGCAGCCCTCTTAGAAGCATTTACTTTTTAAAGGAACACGGGCTCCTAGTGCCTAATGTCTAAGAGCATCTCgtgtctaagagcatctccaagaagCCCGGCCATAATATGTATATTGAGGCCGTTTGgattagcttaaaagaagtgattttttgcttatagtaaagaagtggtgtagaagtgagaagtaaataagttaataaagtgtttggaaaaaaagcagaagttgtgagatagaagctagcattctcaacttcttaaaagtgcttctacttctttacacaaacgggtcaagagaagcagaagcaagAAGCAACGTTTGCTTCTTGCAAACAAACACCCCCATTGTATATTGCTATGTAGCACTTATAGCTATGCTGAACCCTCACCATcacaaataaatattactaAAAACAAACTATGAcattatatgatatattatacaaGAAAACACATATATTGCCACAAATTTTGCTATATGATATATATCTATTATGTGGAGAAGATATCAAAGTGgtgttaattattttattatgaaattatacataaataagacTCAAGTAttactaaatatattttctattgtCTTTTCTTGTGATTATTTGCTTAATTTTTCCTAGCAGATAAGTTTgtaatgatataaaatataaagaatggcgcttgttaaatttttaaataaaaccgTTAACATTCAAAATTCTGAAAGCTAAAATGACAACAAAAAAGATAGAAGCTAATACCAAGGGACAAAGCTACTaatgttttaaaaatcaatattacAAACCATCTCATTCACtccaaattaataatattttctaacaGTCTTTAATTTTCCACATGTCAATAactaaaactaatatttttaatgcttcaaaaataattttctcataaacatttttatttagtaaaaagtttatgatattatttttaaagagtCAAAAGTCAATACTCGTGAAATAATACTCAAGGAGATTGAGAGCACTATATTTCGCCAAATAAAAATCACAAGATTCACCGAATCGGAGAAATAAATTGAACAAAATCTGGCAGATATCCTTttctattaaaaattttaaaagaatctgcATAGAGTTATTATCTACATTAAATACAGCAGATAACATCAAGTATAAAGCTTTATGCAAATCCATAAGAACAGCTATCTATTAGCTTTTTTTTGTCAGAACTGTCCATTAACTTATGAGATGTAATAAGAAGATGGAGAAGAAACATAAAAGGCTTCTTTCTGGTGCAACTCCATTAGTGTTGTTGCTTCTAATCACTCTGCTTTACACGCAATTACATCTATTTGCATCAATTTCTCTTCCCTTCAACAAATGTAATCCCTTCATTTGTTTCACTCTTATTTCCAACTTTGATAACTATTATGATGACTTTTCTGACACTGTTGTAAACTGCAGGGATGCAACATTTAGCAAACTGGAAAGTTAGCGACAACACGTTAACTGAAGCGATTAAATGTCAGGAATCGTTCAAGCCTAGTTTAAGAAAGCTACTAAAAGGTTGCTTAATTTAGTTCCTTTATTTGTTATGCACAgagaattttgaaaattagatactgaattttttgaaattgacAGGAGATGATCAAGGCAAGCTTGAAGCTAATGGATTTGCATGTGATGTCGATTTCTACTCGAAAGTTTGTGTTGCCAGTGAACCATTATTAAGGATTGATACTACAAGAATGGATGTGCAGATGCTGCTAAATCAGACGCGTCCACAAGATGTAATGGCGATTATAAAGCCATATGCATGGCAACATTCTAAGAAAACTCTGGCACATACGACACGAGTTCAGATAATGCAGCAAAACAGGACCAGTTTGCCAGCTTGTCAGTATAATCATACGGTCCCTGCAGTTATATTTTCCTCCAGTGGCTTCAGGGGAAACTTGTTCCATGAATTCAATGAGGTTATCATTCCTTTGTACATCACGTCTCGTCATTTTCAATCCAATGTGCAGTTTATACTCTTGGACTACAACCCTTCATTTGTGAGAAGATTTGGGAAAATTCTGTCACATTTGTCGGGCTATCAAGTTATGAATCCGGCCATAAATGGAAGCGTCCATTGCTTCCCTGCAGGAGCAGTGGTCGGACTCAGGTTCCATAATTTTCTATCTATAAATACTTCCAGCAGCATAAATCCAGGAGGCTACTCCATGTTAGACTTCAAGCAGTTTCTAAGAGAAACATACAATCTCAAGGAGTTTCATGTGGATACACAAAAGCCCAAGTTACTTCTCATTTCCCGAGTGAAATCAAGAAGATTTTTGAACCAAGAAGAAATGGTAAACACTATGGAAGAATTAGGATTTGAAGTGGTCATTGCAGGGCCTAATCAGACATCCAATTTAACCACATTTTCAAAACTAGTGAGCTCATGCAGTGTTATGGTGGGAGCTCATGGCGCTGGTTTAACGAATGAATTGTTTTTGCCTTTTGGCGCGGTAGTGGTGCAAGTGGTGCCGCTAGGGCTGGATTGGGCATCAGCTGCGTATTTTGGTAAACCAACACCAGTCATGGGACTTCATTACCTGGAATACAAAATTCAACCAGAGGAGAGCTCGCTTCTTGATAAGTACAGTCGCGATGATCCTGTTATTGCAGATCCAGTGTCTTTATTTGCTAAAAATTTTCAAGCAGGAAGGGCTCTTTATGTAATCGGGCAAAACATAAAGATTAATATTTCCAGGTTCAGGGAGACTCTTGTTAAAGCTCGTCAACTTCTTGGACATGACAGTTTAGCTCCTTGAGAATGAGTTTGTAAATGATTCAACATTATCTATGCTTCTTGAATTTAATAAAACACTCTAAGGATCAAATATGTGGTTTGTTCACTGAGCCAATCAGGTTAGCCATGCAATAATTACTAACTGATCCAAGTATTTTGTGTCACATTGACATTACAATCATGGAACTTGTCATCAAAGCATAAAGTGGGCTAGGTATCCAATATCACTCAATCGCATCTGCTATACGAACTCGTCAAACGCCAATCTCATATGAGGAATTATATGAACTTATGGATCATGAACTTTTTCTCAGGAATTCTAAAGCCAAATAGACACCATCACAGCCATCACTGCTGCAATAGCGCAGTGTGGTGGGCCTTTCAGCAATAACAGACCCCACATCATCTGACCAATCTCAAGCACAGTCCAACCCACAAACAAGGCGTTCGCAATCAGTATCCGGGCCTACAACAAATCGCATAGGGTGTCAGTTATGCCAGAAGCTTGGTCACTCTGCTGGAGTATGTCGTTCGCTGTCACAAAACCATTTGGAAGCCAAGACAAATTTCGCGAGCAGATCACATATAATATTCACAATTTTCATCAAGTTCATAATCACTCGGGCCCTAAAGAAATCTTCACGGATCATGGTAATTTTATCCAAATTTCTTAAACTTGTCATACTAAGCTTCGTACTCCCACTGGCATGTTAAATTTAAGTAATCATCTCCAACCCAAATATCACTTTTCAATTCAGAATGCTAGATCATATAACGTTGTAGAtctcattataaaaaaatttacaaccCAACTTAAAGTAATATTGTGAGCTGAAAACCCAACTTAAAGTACTGTTTtcgttaaataaaaattatgaaaatgctAGGCaatgttgcattttgagtgttAAATTATCAAACACTGATCACATAAGTTAAAGTAGCGTTTTAGAGTGATATTTGAGATCATTCTTTAAAAATGTGATATTTGAGACATTATTTCTCAAAATTGTGAGATAAAGCACCGACACCCGGATAGAACCTAGTACGTTATAACAGATTCAAGTTGCGTCCTCAAATTACTGTAAATTAATTCTGATCGAACTCTACATATATGATGTATCCATCACATTATTTTTTGCTAAAACTTCATCACATTTTTACCCAATCGATAATGTGAATGATTTGTTACATTGGTTTAAATGCATTGCAGCGCGTAAAAAGGCACTGTATTCTTTCGAGTGTAGTGGACATGCACTGTCTCGATTGTATATTTGCTTTGAATATGTAGTTTTACATTGATAGTAATTTTGAAGCAGGTTCATCCCAGTGGTTCTGGTTTTTTGTGCCTCAAGGGTTTGTCCTCTTGTATTCTTGCTTATATTCATTACCGACAACACTAAACAGAGCCATGAAAGCTTTAAACACTTGCACCCAAACTGTACTTTCTTAAAGCCTTTCATTTTTATAAAGTCCTCTTTTCCTCATTTTATTACTCTACCAACTGGTGTAATCTTTTGACCTGCAATTTGATCATGCATTCTGATATTAGCTTCGGAATTTTAATACCATGCTTTCTACGTTTGCCGACAAATCTTCTCCTGGCTCTAAATAAAcatattagatattaaattcATGATGTAATCAGTTGCGAATGTTGTAACTAAACTCGTTAACTATGAATCAAACGTCTTTCTTtcgtttaatttgattttgagaACAGGAACAGTAGTCTTTTTACCGAATCCAAACTTTCATCATTTTGCTAATTATTCATCCATGACAAAATTCAGAGCACAGATGGATGTTACAACTTTACAGCTACTGATACAAGCTTGGAGTAAGTTGTACTTGTGATTCTTATGGCATCTGATGATTTTGCTACAATAGTTGGAAAACATGTGTTGATAGAACCGGTAAGGGTCTAATTGTCTGAGCCGCGAAAATTagtaacaaacatacatcaaatatgattttgttcATAGAAAGTAGTTTAAATTTTCTTTGGAATTCCAATTATTAGTggaattttattaattgattttcgaGTTGTTTTAAATCCTGGTTCCGCGACTGCATCGAGTAACATACGAGAGGTGGAGCTGATGATGACAAGTGGCAACGGACTTATAATAACTAATAAGACTCTGTGTCAAGATTAGACAGGCCACCAAATAAATGATTAACTCTTCAGGTTAACAATGTTCATGCAAATCCATAAGAGCTACTGTCCATCAAATTGAACTTGATTGGATAGAATTTAGAGATGGAGAAGGAACCTAAGAGGCTTCTATATGGCGCAACTCCATTGGTGTTCTTGCTTCTCATCACCCTGCTTTACACACAATTATTTGCATCAACTTCTCTTCCCTTCAACAGATGTAATCCCTTCATTTTCTTACTCTTCTTTCCAACTTTAACAACTATTATGATTAGTTTCCTTAAACTCTTGTGAACTGCAGGGATGCAACGATTAACGAACTGGAAAGTTACTGACAGCACGTTGAGTGAAGCGATAAAATGTCAGGAATCGTTCAAGCCTAGTTTAAGAAAGCTACTAAAAGGTTGGTTTGGCCCTTTTTTTAGTTATGAATCAAGAATTTTTGATACTCAATTAGGAATTTTCGTGTTGGGAACTTACAGGAGAAGACCAGAGCAAGCTTGAAGCTAATGGTTTTGCATGTGATCTTGATTTCTACTCTATGGTATGTGTTGCAAGTGAACCATTCTTGAGGATTGACACTACAAGAATGACAGTTGAGATGCTACTAAATCAGACCTGTCCACAAGATAAACCAGTGAGGATTAAACCATACGCGAGGCAAGATTCTAGTGTGATTCTGAAAGATACGACACCGGTTGAGATAATGCAACAGAATATAAGCAGTTTAGCAGCTTGTGAGTACAATCATACTGTCCCTGCAGTTATATTTTCCTCCAGTGGCTTCAGGGGAAACATGTTCCATGAATTTAACGAGGTGATCATCCCTCTGTACATCACATCACGACACTTTGAGTCCAACGTGCAGCTTATACTTTCGGACTACAACCCTTTGTTTGTGAGCCGCTATGCACAAATTTTGTCACATTTATCAGGCTATCAGGTTATGAACCCTGCCACAAATGGAAGCATCCATTGCTTCCCTGGCGGAGCTGTGGTTGGCCTCAAGTTCCATGATTTTCTGTCGATAAACATTTCCAGCAGTATAAATCCAGGAGGCTACTCCATGTTAGACTTTAAGAAGTTTCTACAAGACTCATACAATCTCAAGGAAACTCAAGTGAGTACAAAGAAGCCCAAGTTGCTTCTCATTTCGCGAGTGAAATCAAGAGCGTTTTTGAATGAAGAAGAGATGGTAAACATGATGGAAGAGTTAGGCTTTGACATAGTCATTGCAAGGCCTAAACAGATGTCCAACTTAACCGAATTTTCTCAACTAGTCAGCTCATGCAGTGTAATGGTGGGAGCTCATGGTGCTGGTTTAACGAATGAGTTGTTTCTGCCTGTTGGCGCGGTGGTGGTGCAGGTGGTGCCGCTGGGGCTTGAATGGGCTTCAGCTGTGTATTTTGGTGAACCAGCAGGAGCCATGGGGGTGCATTACTTGGAGTACAGAATCCAGCCGGAGGAGAGCTCGCTTATCGACACGTATGGTCGCAGTGATGAGGTTATTGCAGATCCGGAGTCTGTGTTTGCTAAAAGTTTTGAAGCAGGGAGGGCTGTGTATATAACTGGTCAAAATTTAAAGATTAATGTTTCCAGGTTTAGGGAGACTCTAGTTCAAGCTCGTCTACTTGTTGGAAATGATAGCTAAGCTCCCTGAGAATGAGTTTGTAAATGATTCAACATTATTTGTACTACAACATTTCAATAACACACTCAAGAAACACTCCATGTGGAGTTGTCACTTCATTCTCGTTTCGTaagagttgtcatttcaaattttacGATATAAGCGAAGTTACATGTCATTTCTTCGAACCTTTAACCTTGAGTGACTGATGGGAATAATAATGAAAAGAAACAGTCATATAAAGCCAACTTAAATGGAATCTTAGAGGCCCTGCACTATTTCGTCGGCAAAATGATTGAGCTTGTACAGCCTAGAGGTCCTGGAAACATGTTTATATATGAGACTAGCTTAAATTTACCTTTGTTTCGACTACAAAACATATTTCACTGGCAAGACAATGCAGCACAAAAGAAATCCACCCCCACAAAAGCAAAAGAGTAAAGCATCTTCTCTTTTGTTTTAACCAAAATTATTCTAGTAAAAGTTGATAGGTAATTAAATATGACAATTCATGAACCAGACTAGTCTGAAATTCCAACTTTAACAGATATGTGACAAAATACAGCACAGATAAC
This genomic window contains:
- the LOC108226870 gene encoding phosphatidate cytidylyltransferase 1-like, translating into MQKSNNHSNPSTPRARHRRRSSEAIPDITNGTPLLINDTEKYKSMRIRVYSALWMLVGFILIVYLGHLYICAMVIVIQILMVAELFNLLRRAHENRCLPGFRLLNWHFFFTAMLYVYGRILSQQLVNTVTSDKFLYKLVSGLIKYQMVICYFLYIAGFVWFILTLKKKMYKYQFSQYAWTHMILIVVFSQSSLTVGNIFEGIFWFVFPALLIAINDIAAYFFGFFFGKTPLIKLSPKKTWEGFIGASVATMISAFVFANILGGFQWLTCRRKDLSTGWLQCDPGPLFKPEYYPLPRWFLWKEISVLPVQWHALCFGLFASIIAPFGGFFASGFKRAFNIKDFGYSIPGHGGFTDRMDCQMVMAVFAYIYIQSFIIPQTYPVEIILDQILRSLTFEEQKELLKKLELVLAERQFGTI
- the LOC108225911 gene encoding alpha-1,3-arabinosyltransferase XAT3-like; this translates as MEKKHKRLLSGATPLVLLLLITLLYTQLHLFASISLPFNKWMQHLANWKVSDNTLTEAIKCQESFKPSLRKLLKGDDQGKLEANGFACDVDFYSKVCVASEPLLRIDTTRMDVQMLLNQTRPQDVMAIIKPYAWQHSKKTLAHTTRVQIMQQNRTSLPACQYNHTVPAVIFSSSGFRGNLFHEFNEVIIPLYITSRHFQSNVQFILLDYNPSFVRRFGKILSHLSGYQVMNPAINGSVHCFPAGAVVGLRFHNFLSINTSSSINPGGYSMLDFKQFLRETYNLKEFHVDTQKPKLLLISRVKSRRFLNQEEMVNTMEELGFEVVIAGPNQTSNLTTFSKLVSSCSVMVGAHGAGLTNELFLPFGAVVVQVVPLGLDWASAAYFGKPTPVMGLHYLEYKIQPEESSLLDKYSRDDPVIADPVSLFAKNFQAGRALYVIGQNIKINISRFRETLVKARQLLGHDSLAP
- the LOC108227159 gene encoding alpha-1,3-arabinosyltransferase XAT3 encodes the protein MEKEPKRLLYGATPLVFLLLITLLYTQLFASTSLPFNRWMQRLTNWKVTDSTLSEAIKCQESFKPSLRKLLKGEDQSKLEANGFACDLDFYSMVCVASEPFLRIDTTRMTVEMLLNQTCPQDKPVRIKPYARQDSSVILKDTTPVEIMQQNISSLAACEYNHTVPAVIFSSSGFRGNMFHEFNEVIIPLYITSRHFESNVQLILSDYNPLFVSRYAQILSHLSGYQVMNPATNGSIHCFPGGAVVGLKFHDFLSINISSSINPGGYSMLDFKKFLQDSYNLKETQVSTKKPKLLLISRVKSRAFLNEEEMVNMMEELGFDIVIARPKQMSNLTEFSQLVSSCSVMVGAHGAGLTNELFLPVGAVVVQVVPLGLEWASAVYFGEPAGAMGVHYLEYRIQPEESSLIDTYGRSDEVIADPESVFAKSFEAGRAVYITGQNLKINVSRFRETLVQARLLVGNDS